Proteins encoded by one window of Arachis ipaensis cultivar K30076 chromosome B04, Araip1.1, whole genome shotgun sequence:
- the LOC110271260 gene encoding uncharacterized protein LOC110271260 isoform X2 — protein MEDRGECVAEKGELARVRSVATAVAPCAASFIAPDHHHCCRTSVSHRQRELLSSLHMQDPMRRERQNYARRERRHYGWFLPLPLSPPSPSVELAVAGVTRRGGGGGHLPCCCCSHRAATITLRFLVFLNY, from the coding sequence ATGGAGGACCGAGGAGAGTGTGTTGCGGAGAAGGGGGAGCTCGCGCGAGTGAGGAGCGTCGCCACCGCCGTCGCGCCTTGTGCTGCCAGCTTCATCGCACCTGATCATCATCATTGCTGCCGGACCTCCGTGTCGCATCGGCAACGCGAGTTGTTATCGAGCCTCCACATGCAGGACCCGATGCGAAGAGAGAGACAGAATTACGCCAGGAGAGAGAGAAGGCATTACGGGTGGTTTCTGCCGCTGCCGCTTTCTCCGCCATCGCCGTCTGTGGAGCTCGCCGTCGCCGGAGTCACGAGACGAGGTGGGGGAGGAGGCCATCTTCCCTGTTGTTGTTGCAGTCACCGTGCTGCTACTATTACGCTTCGTTTTCTTGTTTTCCTTAATTACT